A genomic window from Brassica oleracea var. oleracea cultivar TO1000 chromosome C8, BOL, whole genome shotgun sequence includes:
- the LOC106312432 gene encoding coiled-coil domain-containing protein 94-like isoform X1 yields the protein MGERKVLNKYYPPDFDPSKLPRLRRPKNQQIKVRMMLPMSVRCSTCGNYIYKGTKFNSRKEDVIGETYLGIQIFRFYFKCTKCSAELTMKTDPQNSDYIVESGASRNYEPWRAEDEVLDKEQQKRDAEEMGDAMKSLENRTLDSKREMDIIAALDEMKSMKSRHATVSVDAMLEALQRTGAEKVKRIEEEDEAVIKSIFGKQKEVVRRIADDEDDEDDDDSDDSPSLRKEKKGSSSDLSKKRKASEEGPSNPTDILTSSSAEIPKEPKKRATSKQPFKSVHITVIKKQSQPSSSTTPALAKPENEKSEGVANTGLASLFQNYGSDEDED from the exons ATGGGAGAAAGGAAGGTCCTTAACAAGTATTATCCGCCGGACTTCGATCCGTCGAAGCTTCCACGGCTCCGGCGACCGAAGAACCAGCAGATCAAAGTTCGTATGATGCTTCCCATGAGTGTCCGATGCAGTACCTGTGGAAACTACATCTACAAGGGAACCAAATTCAATTCCCGTAAAGAAGACGTCATCGGCGAG ACATATCTGGGGATTCAAATCTTTAGGTTCTACTTTAAGTGCACCAAGTGCTCTGCAGAGCTGACTATGAAGACTGATCCACAGAACTCTGATTATATTGTTGAATCTGGGGCAAGTCGTAACTATGAACCCTGGCGTGCTGAAGACGAG GTGCTTGATAAGGAACAACAGAAAAGAGATGCCGAGGAGATGGGGGACGCTATGAAGTCTTTGGAGAACAGGACTTTGGATTCTAAGAGAGAAATGGACATTATAGCCGCTCTTGATGAAATGAAATCTATGAAG TCTAGACACGCTACTGTGAGCGTAGATGCAATGCTGGAGGCCTTGCAAAGAACAGGCGCTGAGAAG GTCAAACGTATAGAAGAAGAAGATGAAGCAGTAATAAAGTCGATATTTGGT AAGCAGAAAGAAGTTGTTAGGAGAATTGCAGATGACGAAGATGATGAGGATGATGATGATAGTGATGATTCTCCCAGCCTTCGTAAGGAGAAGAAAGGATCATCTTCAGATCTTTCAAAG AAGAGAAAGGCATCAGAAGAAGGTCCAAGCAACCCCACAGATATTTTGACTAGTTCTTCTGCAG AAATACCCAAGGAGCCCAAGAAGCGAGCTACCAGCAAGCAACCTTTCAAATCCGTTCACATAACAGTCATCAAGAAGCAATCTCAGCCAAGTTCTTCGACTACTCCAGCTCTTGCAAAGCCAGAGAATGAGAAGAGCGAGGGTGTGGCTAACACTGGATTAGCATCTTTATTCCAGAACTATGGCAGTGATGAAGACGAGGATTGA
- the LOC106312432 gene encoding coiled-coil domain-containing protein 94-like isoform X2: protein MGERKVLNKYYPPDFDPSKLPRLRRPKNQQIKVRMMLPMSVRCSTCGNYIYKGTKFNSRKEDVIGETYLGIQIFRFYFKCTKCSAELTMKTDPQNSDYIVESGASRNYEPWRAEDEVLDKEQQKRDAEEMGDAMKSLENRTLDSKREMDIIAALDEMKSMKSRHATVSVDAMLEALQRTGAEKVKRIEEEDEAVIKSIFGKEVVRRIADDEDDEDDDDSDDSPSLRKEKKGSSSDLSKKRKASEEGPSNPTDILTSSSAEIPKEPKKRATSKQPFKSVHITVIKKQSQPSSSTTPALAKPENEKSEGVANTGLASLFQNYGSDEDED, encoded by the exons ATGGGAGAAAGGAAGGTCCTTAACAAGTATTATCCGCCGGACTTCGATCCGTCGAAGCTTCCACGGCTCCGGCGACCGAAGAACCAGCAGATCAAAGTTCGTATGATGCTTCCCATGAGTGTCCGATGCAGTACCTGTGGAAACTACATCTACAAGGGAACCAAATTCAATTCCCGTAAAGAAGACGTCATCGGCGAG ACATATCTGGGGATTCAAATCTTTAGGTTCTACTTTAAGTGCACCAAGTGCTCTGCAGAGCTGACTATGAAGACTGATCCACAGAACTCTGATTATATTGTTGAATCTGGGGCAAGTCGTAACTATGAACCCTGGCGTGCTGAAGACGAG GTGCTTGATAAGGAACAACAGAAAAGAGATGCCGAGGAGATGGGGGACGCTATGAAGTCTTTGGAGAACAGGACTTTGGATTCTAAGAGAGAAATGGACATTATAGCCGCTCTTGATGAAATGAAATCTATGAAG TCTAGACACGCTACTGTGAGCGTAGATGCAATGCTGGAGGCCTTGCAAAGAACAGGCGCTGAGAAG GTCAAACGTATAGAAGAAGAAGATGAAGCAGTAATAAAGTCGATATTTGGT AAAGAAGTTGTTAGGAGAATTGCAGATGACGAAGATGATGAGGATGATGATGATAGTGATGATTCTCCCAGCCTTCGTAAGGAGAAGAAAGGATCATCTTCAGATCTTTCAAAG AAGAGAAAGGCATCAGAAGAAGGTCCAAGCAACCCCACAGATATTTTGACTAGTTCTTCTGCAG AAATACCCAAGGAGCCCAAGAAGCGAGCTACCAGCAAGCAACCTTTCAAATCCGTTCACATAACAGTCATCAAGAAGCAATCTCAGCCAAGTTCTTCGACTACTCCAGCTCTTGCAAAGCCAGAGAATGAGAAGAGCGAGGGTGTGGCTAACACTGGATTAGCATCTTTATTCCAGAACTATGGCAGTGATGAAGACGAGGATTGA